Proteins from a genomic interval of Musa acuminata AAA Group cultivar baxijiao chromosome BXJ1-9, Cavendish_Baxijiao_AAA, whole genome shotgun sequence:
- the LOC135584307 gene encoding helicase-like transcription factor CHR28 isoform X6 — protein MTREEKTGLTDCKLYDDRNAALKNSLEEKCLYTNSSMDVDSTFLKSIISKLNATEATNMVYNAHGNCCVPYRESPTDGVLRGLRNTVQGQFPHLIVSHQKDVIKQIYNENEDHLYPFQSSTRSSAVELDKALASVGSLIQMADTDEPLPDICVEQNYLDDVSLKSESSIDSSPLPSTRNSIFDNIPATDASLKWFPHSYPNLHNKRQKTSTNTGREELVQEFHYIQHNSLKHSDDDVLNVSSTVSCISVDDDDADICILDDVSNFAHPLAPTVIIKNQTMLEQSGYIQTYQPRLGGTRLKADDERLTLWLELQDLSQQRSEAILPDEGMMSVSLLRHQRIALFWMVQKETASPHCSGGILADDQGLGKTISTIALILMERSPSHQPLSCMGKQDRPESLHLDDDDDCGDFSEISGVKKPQISGLMVDSGSKKREYPVMAVPSRPAAGTLIVCPTSVLRQWAEELKTRVTSSANLSFLVYHGNNRTKDPHELRKYDVVLTTYAIVSMEVPKQPLVGEDDEKRKHDSLIRHMADKKRKGSPSSLKKCMKNGIETQSALLKSSVRPLARVWWFRVILDEAQSIKNHRTQVARACWGLRAKRRWCLSGTPIQNAVDDLYSYFRFLGYQPYADYGSFCSMIKNTISRNPKNGYKKLQAVLKTIMLRRTKGTMINGEPIITLPPKIVTLKKVDFSEGERAFYTNLEAESREQFKVYANEGTVKENYVNILLMLLRLRQACDHRLLVNGCSSNSVKSSSIEMVKKLPEGKQNHLLSCLEAGLAICTICNDPPEDAVVTVCGHVFCNQCICEHLDGDDNICPSADCKVRLNVSSVFSKITLVSSIRDLPGNSCSSSGCSSKMVDAVKISGNRSSSYSSKVKAAIEILQSLPKSQCSLPNCNSEKSNGETDGSLQHGVTVSQRCSVHTNDGKNFDLKCQPSEKAIVFSQWTRMLDLLEVPLKDSCIQYRRLDGTMSIAAREKAIKDFNLLPEVTVMIMSLKAASLGLNLVVACHVLLLDLWWNPTTEDQAIDRAHRIGQTRPVTVSRLMVRNTVEDRILALQEKKREMVASAFGEDESGTRQTRLTVEDLNYLFNV, from the exons ATGACAAGAGAAGAAAAGACTGGTTTAACTGATTGCAAGCTCTATGATGACAGAAATGCTGCTCTGAAAAATTCTCTGGAGGAAAAATGTCTATATACTAATTCATCTATGGATGTTGATTCAACTTTTCTAAAGTCCATTATTTCTAAGTTGAATGCTACTGAGGCAACAAATATGGTGTACAATGCTCATGGCAATTGCTGTGTGCCATATAGAGAGTCTCCTACTGATGGTGTCTTAAGAGGTTTAAGAAACACAGTACAAGGTCAGTTCCCTCATTTAATTGTGTCACATCAGAAGGACGTAATAAAACAAATATACAATGAAAATGAGGATCATCTATATCCATTCCAGAGTTCAACTAGAAGCAGTGCAGTGGAGTTGGACAAAGCATTGGCATCAGTTGGGTCCTTGATTCAAATGGCAGATACTGATGAACCACTGCCAGACATATGTGTGGAGCAGAATTATCTAGATGATGTTAGTCTTAAGAGTGAATCTAGTATAGATTCCTCTCCACTACCATCTACTAGAAATTCTATCTTTGATAATATACCTGCCACTGATGCATCATTAAAATGGTTCCCTCATTCTTATCCAAATCTACACAATAAGCGGCAAAAGACTTCAACAAATACTGGAAGAGAAGAACTGGTGCAagaatttcattacatacaacacAACAGTCTCAAGCATAGTGATGATGATGTTCTTAATGTGAGTTCTACGGTAAGCTGCATAAGtgtggatgatgatgatgctgacaTATGTATTCTTGATGATGTCAGCAACTTTGCCCACCCACTTGCACCAACAGTGATTATAAAAAATCAGACAATGTTAGAGCAATCTGGATATATTCAGACATATCAGCCTAGGTTGGGAGGGACAAGGCTCAAGGCAGATGATGAGAGATTAACTCTTTGGCTAGAATTGCAG GATCTTTCTCAGCAAAGATCTGAGGCTATTCTTCCTGATGAGGGAATGATGTCAGTTTCTCTATTGAGACACCAG CGTATAGCTTTATTTTGGATGGTACAAAAGGAAACGGCCAGTCCACACTGCAGTGGTGGAATACTTGCAGATGATCAG GGACTAGGTAAAACAATATCTACGATAGCACTAATCCTGATGGAGAGATCTCCATCACACCAACCGTTGTCTTGCATGGGTAAACAAGATAGACCGGAGTCTTTACatttggatgatgatgatgactgtgGTGATTTCTCCGAGATTAGTGGAGTAAAGAAGCCCCAGATTTCTGGTCTTATGGTGGACAGTGGATCCAAGAAAAGGGAGTACCCTGTGATGGCTGTACCGAGTAGGCCTGCAGCAGGAACTTTGATTGTTTGCCCTACAAGTGTACTTCGACAATGGGCTGAGGAACTGAAAACTAGAGTTACTAGCAGTGCTAATCTGTCATTTTTAGTGTATCATGGTAATAACAGAACGAAGGACCCCCATGAGCTCAGAAAATATGATGTTGTATTGACAACATATGCAATTGTAAGCATGGAAGTCCCCAAGCAACCACTTGTTGGTGAAGATGATGAGAAAAGAAAACATGATAGTCTCATCAGACATATGGCTGATAAAAAAAGGAAGGGTTCTCCAAGCTCCTTGAAAAAATGCATGAAAAATGGAATTGAAACACAGAGTGCATTGCTCAAGTCGTCTGTTCGACCTCTTGCTAGAGTTTGGTGGTTCAGGGTAATTCTGGATGAAGCTCAAAGCATTAAGAATCACAGGACTCAAGTTGCAAGGGCATGTTGGGGTCTGCGGGCTAAGAGAAGGTGGTGCTTGTCTGGGACTCCCATACAGAATGCAGTTGATGACCTCTATAGCTATTTCAGATTTCTCGGATATCAGCCATATGCTGATTATGGATCTTTTTGTTCCATGATAAAGAATACAATAAGCCGGAATCCAAAAAATGGTTACAAAAAGCTTCAAGCTGTTTTGAAGACTATAATGCTACGCCGTACTAAAG GCACTATGATTAATGGTGAGCCTATTATTACCCTGCCGCCAAAGATTGTCACTTTGAAGAAGGTGGACTTCTCGGAAGGGGAACGTGCTTTCTACACTAATCTAGAAGCTGAATCTCGAGAGCAGTTTAAG GTTTATGCAAATGAAGGGACTGTCAAGGAGAACTATGTGAATATTTTGTTGATGCTCCTACGTCTTAGGCAGGCTTGTGATCATCGCCTTTTGGTAAATGGATGTAGTTCTAATTCTGTCAAGAGCTCTTCCATAGAAATGGTTAAGAAACTTCCTGAAGGGAAACAGAATCATCTTTTGAGTTGCTTGGAAGCTGGCTTAGCTATTTGTACCATCTGTAAT GATCCACCTGAGGATGCAGTGGTTACAGTCTGTGGACATGTTTTCTGTAATCAATGTATTTGTGAGCATCTTGATGGGGATGACAACATCTGCCCTTCAGCTGACTGCAAAGTTCGATTAAATGTTTCTTCAGTATTTTCCAAAATTACATTGGTAAGTTCTATACGGGACTTACCTGGTAACAGTTGCAGCTCCAGCGGTTGCAGTTCTAAAATGGTAGATGCAGTTAAAATTAGTGGAAATAGGTCGTCTTCTTATTCTTCTAAAGTAAAAGCAGCTATTGAGATCTTGCAATCACTGCCTAAATCTCAATGTTCTCTTCCAAACTGCAACTCTGAGAAATCTAATGGAGAAACTGATGGCTCCTTGCAACATGGTGTCACAGTTTCACAGAGATGTTCTGTGCATACAAATGATGGAAAAAACTTTGATCTAAAGTGTCAACCATCTGAAAAGGCCATTGTCTTCTCTCAGTGGACAAGGATGCTGGATTTGTTGGAGGTTCCATTGAAAGATTCATGTATACAATATAGGAGGCTTGATGGGACAATGTCCATTGCTGCTAGGGAGAAAGCAATTAAAGATTTCAACTTGCTTCCAGAG GTTACTGTAATGATTATGTCCCTGAAAGCTGCAAGTCTTGGTCTGAATTTGGTAGTGGCCTGTCACGTTCTTCTTCTCGACTTATGGTGGAATCCTACTACTGAGGACCAGGCAATTGACAGAGCGCACAGAATTGGGCAGACTCGTCCTGTCACTGTTTCACGCTTAATGGTCAGGAACACAGTGGAAGATCGCATCTTGGCTCTCCAG GAAAAGAAGAGGGAGATGGTAGCTTCTGCATTTGGCGAAGATGAATCAGGTACTCGCCAAACACGCTTGACAGTGGAGGACCTAAACTATCTGTTCAATGTGTAG
- the LOC135584307 gene encoding helicase-like transcription factor CHR28 isoform X2 yields MAVAPGNSSDNLGDNDALLLDDNLSISVEGLYAFLDEQPFDPVDDQSQITFEGSDRGKQSGGPTDPVNAFQPNAGFSKSSAHGEFNETLASQWTTSNFLGVSDCKKETNLGFSFGSEQSSNSPLIPVSGHTSAVSAHADSKSMFAYPLSRFGFSNQEYDFSSMNLVGSSRDSLISSNFNSQQLQYLSNCPFGNAEEAGLDVSHYVDFGCDLYSDSDQKDFDELRAGISQQNRFKMYESYADDSLNTMTREEKTGLTDCKLYDDRNAALKNSLEEKCLYTNSSMDVDSTFLKSIISKLNATEATNMVYNAHGNCCVPYRESPTDGVLRGLRNTVQGQFPHLIVSHQKDVIKQIYNENEDHLYPFQSSTRSSAVELDKALASVGSLIQMADTDEPLPDICVEQNYLDDVSLKSESSIDSSPLPSTRNSIFDNIPATDASLKWFPHSYPNLHNKRQKTSTNTGREELVQEFHYIQHNSLKHSDDDVLNVSSTVSCISVDDDDADICILDDVSNFAHPLAPTVIIKNQTMLEQSGYIQTYQPRLGGTRLKADDERLTLWLELQDLSQQRSEAILPDEGMMSVSLLRHQRIALFWMVQKETASPHCSGGILADDQGLGKTISTIALILMERSPSHQPLSCMGKQDRPESLHLDDDDDCGDFSEISGVKKPQISGLMVDSGSKKREYPVMAVPSRPAAGTLIVCPTSVLRQWAEELKTRVTSSANLSFLVYHGNNRTKDPHELRKYDVVLTTYAIVSMEVPKQPLVGEDDEKRKHDSLIRHMADKKRKGSPSSLKKCMKNGIETQSALLKSSVRPLARVWWFRVILDEAQSIKNHRTQVARACWGLRAKRRWCLSGTPIQNAVDDLYSYFRFLGYQPYADYGSFCSMIKNTISRNPKNGYKKLQAVLKTIMLRRTKGTMINGEPIITLPPKIVTLKKVDFSEGERAFYTNLEAESREQFKVYANEGTVKENYVNILLMLLRLRQACDHRLLVNGCSSNSVKSSSIEMVKKLPEGKQNHLLSCLEAGLAICTICNDPPEDAVVTVCGHVFCNQCICEHLDGDDNICPSADCKVRLNVSSVFSKITLWTRMLDLLEVPLKDSCIQYRRLDGTMSIAAREKAIKDFNLLPEVTVMIMSLKAASLGLNLVVACHVLLLDLWWNPTTEDQAIDRAHRIGQTRPVTVSRLMVRNTVEDRILALQEKKREMVASAFGEDESGTRQTRLTVEDLNYLFNV; encoded by the exons ATTACTTTTGAAGGTTCAGACCGAGGCAAGCAATCTGGTGGTCCAACAGATCCTGTTAATGCCTTTCAGCCTAATGCTG GGTTTTCAAAATCTTCAGCTCATGGAGAGTTCAATGAAACACTTGCTTCTCAATGGACAACATCAAATTTTCTGGGTGTATCAGattgtaaaaaagaaacaaatttaggaTTTTCTTTTGGATCAGAACAAAGTTCCAACTCTCCCTTAATCCCAGTGAGTGGTCACACCAGTGCTGTCTCAGCACATGCTGATTCCAAAAGCATGTTTGCTTATCCTTTGAGtcgttttggattttcaaatcagGAATATGATTTTAGTTCAATGAATTTGGTTGGAAGTTCCCGTGATAGTTTGATAAGTAGCAACTTCAACAGTCAACAATTGCAGTATCTATCGAATTGTCCCTTTGGTAATGCTGAAGAAGCAGGTCTAGATGTCTCACATTATGTAGACTTCGGTTGTGATTTGTACTCGGACAGTGATCAAAAGGACTTTGATGAGTTGAGAGCTGGAATTTCACAGCAGAATAGGTTCAAAATGTATGAATCTTATGCAGATG ATTCATTAAATACTATGACAAGAGAAGAAAAGACTGGTTTAACTGATTGCAAGCTCTATGATGACAGAAATGCTGCTCTGAAAAATTCTCTGGAGGAAAAATGTCTATATACTAATTCATCTATGGATGTTGATTCAACTTTTCTAAAGTCCATTATTTCTAAGTTGAATGCTACTGAGGCAACAAATATGGTGTACAATGCTCATGGCAATTGCTGTGTGCCATATAGAGAGTCTCCTACTGATGGTGTCTTAAGAGGTTTAAGAAACACAGTACAAGGTCAGTTCCCTCATTTAATTGTGTCACATCAGAAGGACGTAATAAAACAAATATACAATGAAAATGAGGATCATCTATATCCATTCCAGAGTTCAACTAGAAGCAGTGCAGTGGAGTTGGACAAAGCATTGGCATCAGTTGGGTCCTTGATTCAAATGGCAGATACTGATGAACCACTGCCAGACATATGTGTGGAGCAGAATTATCTAGATGATGTTAGTCTTAAGAGTGAATCTAGTATAGATTCCTCTCCACTACCATCTACTAGAAATTCTATCTTTGATAATATACCTGCCACTGATGCATCATTAAAATGGTTCCCTCATTCTTATCCAAATCTACACAATAAGCGGCAAAAGACTTCAACAAATACTGGAAGAGAAGAACTGGTGCAagaatttcattacatacaacacAACAGTCTCAAGCATAGTGATGATGATGTTCTTAATGTGAGTTCTACGGTAAGCTGCATAAGtgtggatgatgatgatgctgacaTATGTATTCTTGATGATGTCAGCAACTTTGCCCACCCACTTGCACCAACAGTGATTATAAAAAATCAGACAATGTTAGAGCAATCTGGATATATTCAGACATATCAGCCTAGGTTGGGAGGGACAAGGCTCAAGGCAGATGATGAGAGATTAACTCTTTGGCTAGAATTGCAG GATCTTTCTCAGCAAAGATCTGAGGCTATTCTTCCTGATGAGGGAATGATGTCAGTTTCTCTATTGAGACACCAG CGTATAGCTTTATTTTGGATGGTACAAAAGGAAACGGCCAGTCCACACTGCAGTGGTGGAATACTTGCAGATGATCAG GGACTAGGTAAAACAATATCTACGATAGCACTAATCCTGATGGAGAGATCTCCATCACACCAACCGTTGTCTTGCATGGGTAAACAAGATAGACCGGAGTCTTTACatttggatgatgatgatgactgtgGTGATTTCTCCGAGATTAGTGGAGTAAAGAAGCCCCAGATTTCTGGTCTTATGGTGGACAGTGGATCCAAGAAAAGGGAGTACCCTGTGATGGCTGTACCGAGTAGGCCTGCAGCAGGAACTTTGATTGTTTGCCCTACAAGTGTACTTCGACAATGGGCTGAGGAACTGAAAACTAGAGTTACTAGCAGTGCTAATCTGTCATTTTTAGTGTATCATGGTAATAACAGAACGAAGGACCCCCATGAGCTCAGAAAATATGATGTTGTATTGACAACATATGCAATTGTAAGCATGGAAGTCCCCAAGCAACCACTTGTTGGTGAAGATGATGAGAAAAGAAAACATGATAGTCTCATCAGACATATGGCTGATAAAAAAAGGAAGGGTTCTCCAAGCTCCTTGAAAAAATGCATGAAAAATGGAATTGAAACACAGAGTGCATTGCTCAAGTCGTCTGTTCGACCTCTTGCTAGAGTTTGGTGGTTCAGGGTAATTCTGGATGAAGCTCAAAGCATTAAGAATCACAGGACTCAAGTTGCAAGGGCATGTTGGGGTCTGCGGGCTAAGAGAAGGTGGTGCTTGTCTGGGACTCCCATACAGAATGCAGTTGATGACCTCTATAGCTATTTCAGATTTCTCGGATATCAGCCATATGCTGATTATGGATCTTTTTGTTCCATGATAAAGAATACAATAAGCCGGAATCCAAAAAATGGTTACAAAAAGCTTCAAGCTGTTTTGAAGACTATAATGCTACGCCGTACTAAAG GCACTATGATTAATGGTGAGCCTATTATTACCCTGCCGCCAAAGATTGTCACTTTGAAGAAGGTGGACTTCTCGGAAGGGGAACGTGCTTTCTACACTAATCTAGAAGCTGAATCTCGAGAGCAGTTTAAG GTTTATGCAAATGAAGGGACTGTCAAGGAGAACTATGTGAATATTTTGTTGATGCTCCTACGTCTTAGGCAGGCTTGTGATCATCGCCTTTTGGTAAATGGATGTAGTTCTAATTCTGTCAAGAGCTCTTCCATAGAAATGGTTAAGAAACTTCCTGAAGGGAAACAGAATCATCTTTTGAGTTGCTTGGAAGCTGGCTTAGCTATTTGTACCATCTGTAAT GATCCACCTGAGGATGCAGTGGTTACAGTCTGTGGACATGTTTTCTGTAATCAATGTATTTGTGAGCATCTTGATGGGGATGACAACATCTGCCCTTCAGCTGACTGCAAAGTTCGATTAAATGTTTCTTCAGTATTTTCCAAAATTACATTG TGGACAAGGATGCTGGATTTGTTGGAGGTTCCATTGAAAGATTCATGTATACAATATAGGAGGCTTGATGGGACAATGTCCATTGCTGCTAGGGAGAAAGCAATTAAAGATTTCAACTTGCTTCCAGAG GTTACTGTAATGATTATGTCCCTGAAAGCTGCAAGTCTTGGTCTGAATTTGGTAGTGGCCTGTCACGTTCTTCTTCTCGACTTATGGTGGAATCCTACTACTGAGGACCAGGCAATTGACAGAGCGCACAGAATTGGGCAGACTCGTCCTGTCACTGTTTCACGCTTAATGGTCAGGAACACAGTGGAAGATCGCATCTTGGCTCTCCAG GAAAAGAAGAGGGAGATGGTAGCTTCTGCATTTGGCGAAGATGAATCAGGTACTCGCCAAACACGCTTGACAGTGGAGGACCTAAACTATCTGTTCAATGTGTAG
- the LOC135584307 gene encoding helicase-like transcription factor CHR28 isoform X3: MAVAPGNSSDNLGDNDALLLDDNLSISVEGLYAFLDEQPFDPVDDQSQITFEGSDRGKQSGGPTDPVNAFQPNAGFSKSSAHGEFNETLASQWTTSNFLGVSDCKKETNLGFSFGSEQSSNSPLIPVSGHTSAVSAHADSKSMFAYPLSRFGFSNQEYDFSSMNLVGSSRDSLISSNFNSQQLQYLSNCPFGNAEEAGLDVSHYVDFGCDLYSDSDQKDFDELRAGISQQNRFKMYESYADDSLNTMTREEKTGLTDCKLYDDRNAALKNSLEEKCLYTNSSMDVDSTFLKSIISKLNATEATNMVYNAHGNCCVPYRESPTDGVLRGLRNTVQGQFPHLIVSHQKDVIKQIYNENEDHLYPFQSSTRSSAVELDKALASVGSLIQMADTDEPLPDICVEQNYLDDVSLKSESSIDSSPLPSTRNSIFDNIPATDASLKWFPHSYPNLHNKRQKTSTNTGREELVQEFHYIQHNSLKHSDDDVLNVSSTVSCISVDDDDADICILDDVSNFAHPLAPTVIIKNQTMLEQSGYIQTYQPRLGGTRLKADDERLTLWLELQDLSQQRSEAILPDEGMMSVSLLRHQRIALFWMVQKETASPHCSGGILADDQGLGKTISTIALILMERSPSHQPLSCMGKQDRPESLHLDDDDDCGDFSEISGVKKPQISGLMVDSGSKKREYPVMAVPSRPAAGTLIVCPTSVLRQWAEELKTRVTSSANLSFLVYHGNNRTKDPHELRKYDVVLTTYAIVSMEVPKQPLVGEDDEKRKHDSLIRHMADKKRKGSPSSLKKCMKNGIETQSALLKSSVRPLARVWWFRVILDEAQSIKNHRTQVARACWGLRAKRRWCLSGTPIQNAVDDLYSYFRFLGYQPYADYGSFCSMIKNTISRNPKNGYKKLQAVLKTIMLRRTKGTMINGEPIITLPPKIVTLKKVDFSEGERAFYTNLEAESREQFKVYANEGTVKENYVNILLMLLRLRQACDHRLLVNGCSSNSVKSSSIEMVKKLPEGKQNHLLSCLEAGLAICTICNWTRMLDLLEVPLKDSCIQYRRLDGTMSIAAREKAIKDFNLLPEVTVMIMSLKAASLGLNLVVACHVLLLDLWWNPTTEDQAIDRAHRIGQTRPVTVSRLMVRNTVEDRILALQEKKREMVASAFGEDESGTRQTRLTVEDLNYLFNV; encoded by the exons ATTACTTTTGAAGGTTCAGACCGAGGCAAGCAATCTGGTGGTCCAACAGATCCTGTTAATGCCTTTCAGCCTAATGCTG GGTTTTCAAAATCTTCAGCTCATGGAGAGTTCAATGAAACACTTGCTTCTCAATGGACAACATCAAATTTTCTGGGTGTATCAGattgtaaaaaagaaacaaatttaggaTTTTCTTTTGGATCAGAACAAAGTTCCAACTCTCCCTTAATCCCAGTGAGTGGTCACACCAGTGCTGTCTCAGCACATGCTGATTCCAAAAGCATGTTTGCTTATCCTTTGAGtcgttttggattttcaaatcagGAATATGATTTTAGTTCAATGAATTTGGTTGGAAGTTCCCGTGATAGTTTGATAAGTAGCAACTTCAACAGTCAACAATTGCAGTATCTATCGAATTGTCCCTTTGGTAATGCTGAAGAAGCAGGTCTAGATGTCTCACATTATGTAGACTTCGGTTGTGATTTGTACTCGGACAGTGATCAAAAGGACTTTGATGAGTTGAGAGCTGGAATTTCACAGCAGAATAGGTTCAAAATGTATGAATCTTATGCAGATG ATTCATTAAATACTATGACAAGAGAAGAAAAGACTGGTTTAACTGATTGCAAGCTCTATGATGACAGAAATGCTGCTCTGAAAAATTCTCTGGAGGAAAAATGTCTATATACTAATTCATCTATGGATGTTGATTCAACTTTTCTAAAGTCCATTATTTCTAAGTTGAATGCTACTGAGGCAACAAATATGGTGTACAATGCTCATGGCAATTGCTGTGTGCCATATAGAGAGTCTCCTACTGATGGTGTCTTAAGAGGTTTAAGAAACACAGTACAAGGTCAGTTCCCTCATTTAATTGTGTCACATCAGAAGGACGTAATAAAACAAATATACAATGAAAATGAGGATCATCTATATCCATTCCAGAGTTCAACTAGAAGCAGTGCAGTGGAGTTGGACAAAGCATTGGCATCAGTTGGGTCCTTGATTCAAATGGCAGATACTGATGAACCACTGCCAGACATATGTGTGGAGCAGAATTATCTAGATGATGTTAGTCTTAAGAGTGAATCTAGTATAGATTCCTCTCCACTACCATCTACTAGAAATTCTATCTTTGATAATATACCTGCCACTGATGCATCATTAAAATGGTTCCCTCATTCTTATCCAAATCTACACAATAAGCGGCAAAAGACTTCAACAAATACTGGAAGAGAAGAACTGGTGCAagaatttcattacatacaacacAACAGTCTCAAGCATAGTGATGATGATGTTCTTAATGTGAGTTCTACGGTAAGCTGCATAAGtgtggatgatgatgatgctgacaTATGTATTCTTGATGATGTCAGCAACTTTGCCCACCCACTTGCACCAACAGTGATTATAAAAAATCAGACAATGTTAGAGCAATCTGGATATATTCAGACATATCAGCCTAGGTTGGGAGGGACAAGGCTCAAGGCAGATGATGAGAGATTAACTCTTTGGCTAGAATTGCAG GATCTTTCTCAGCAAAGATCTGAGGCTATTCTTCCTGATGAGGGAATGATGTCAGTTTCTCTATTGAGACACCAG CGTATAGCTTTATTTTGGATGGTACAAAAGGAAACGGCCAGTCCACACTGCAGTGGTGGAATACTTGCAGATGATCAG GGACTAGGTAAAACAATATCTACGATAGCACTAATCCTGATGGAGAGATCTCCATCACACCAACCGTTGTCTTGCATGGGTAAACAAGATAGACCGGAGTCTTTACatttggatgatgatgatgactgtgGTGATTTCTCCGAGATTAGTGGAGTAAAGAAGCCCCAGATTTCTGGTCTTATGGTGGACAGTGGATCCAAGAAAAGGGAGTACCCTGTGATGGCTGTACCGAGTAGGCCTGCAGCAGGAACTTTGATTGTTTGCCCTACAAGTGTACTTCGACAATGGGCTGAGGAACTGAAAACTAGAGTTACTAGCAGTGCTAATCTGTCATTTTTAGTGTATCATGGTAATAACAGAACGAAGGACCCCCATGAGCTCAGAAAATATGATGTTGTATTGACAACATATGCAATTGTAAGCATGGAAGTCCCCAAGCAACCACTTGTTGGTGAAGATGATGAGAAAAGAAAACATGATAGTCTCATCAGACATATGGCTGATAAAAAAAGGAAGGGTTCTCCAAGCTCCTTGAAAAAATGCATGAAAAATGGAATTGAAACACAGAGTGCATTGCTCAAGTCGTCTGTTCGACCTCTTGCTAGAGTTTGGTGGTTCAGGGTAATTCTGGATGAAGCTCAAAGCATTAAGAATCACAGGACTCAAGTTGCAAGGGCATGTTGGGGTCTGCGGGCTAAGAGAAGGTGGTGCTTGTCTGGGACTCCCATACAGAATGCAGTTGATGACCTCTATAGCTATTTCAGATTTCTCGGATATCAGCCATATGCTGATTATGGATCTTTTTGTTCCATGATAAAGAATACAATAAGCCGGAATCCAAAAAATGGTTACAAAAAGCTTCAAGCTGTTTTGAAGACTATAATGCTACGCCGTACTAAAG GCACTATGATTAATGGTGAGCCTATTATTACCCTGCCGCCAAAGATTGTCACTTTGAAGAAGGTGGACTTCTCGGAAGGGGAACGTGCTTTCTACACTAATCTAGAAGCTGAATCTCGAGAGCAGTTTAAG GTTTATGCAAATGAAGGGACTGTCAAGGAGAACTATGTGAATATTTTGTTGATGCTCCTACGTCTTAGGCAGGCTTGTGATCATCGCCTTTTGGTAAATGGATGTAGTTCTAATTCTGTCAAGAGCTCTTCCATAGAAATGGTTAAGAAACTTCCTGAAGGGAAACAGAATCATCTTTTGAGTTGCTTGGAAGCTGGCTTAGCTATTTGTACCATCTGTAAT TGGACAAGGATGCTGGATTTGTTGGAGGTTCCATTGAAAGATTCATGTATACAATATAGGAGGCTTGATGGGACAATGTCCATTGCTGCTAGGGAGAAAGCAATTAAAGATTTCAACTTGCTTCCAGAG GTTACTGTAATGATTATGTCCCTGAAAGCTGCAAGTCTTGGTCTGAATTTGGTAGTGGCCTGTCACGTTCTTCTTCTCGACTTATGGTGGAATCCTACTACTGAGGACCAGGCAATTGACAGAGCGCACAGAATTGGGCAGACTCGTCCTGTCACTGTTTCACGCTTAATGGTCAGGAACACAGTGGAAGATCGCATCTTGGCTCTCCAG GAAAAGAAGAGGGAGATGGTAGCTTCTGCATTTGGCGAAGATGAATCAGGTACTCGCCAAACACGCTTGACAGTGGAGGACCTAAACTATCTGTTCAATGTGTAG